AGTGACAGTGGGGGGGTCTCACCTGTGCCCAACCCCAGCCTCAGACTGCCAATGTAATGGTTGTTGAGCCGGTCGTGGTCCCACACTGTGATCTCCACGCAGGCCTCCGTGAGGTCCTCCGGCCGGAAGCCGTCGTACACCATGGTGTGGTTGAACATGGGGTTGGCCGTCCGCTTCACCACACGCGTCTTCTGACGGATTTTTCGGCTCGTGTCAGGAAGCACAGTACTATAGCAAAATGAAAGGAGGGAGACACAAACTGTTCAAAACCAAATAAATCAGGGATAATAAacttaataaatcaaataaatattgaacaaatatttcatataacCATAGTATCTTAGCTTATGTTGAAAAATGTAGGCTCATCCTGCTCTGTCTCACACTAACAGGTCAGATCCATTTGAATCAGGCACGTTTGATTACATGTCCTTGTCTGTTTTTACCTCACAGTGATAGGCTGTTGGGCTTAATGTTGAAAGCCAATCACATGACTGGCTCTACTCATTTTGTCTTGACTAACACAATTGTTGTTACAGTTATAATTAAACTGCTgaactgaaagaaaagaaagacctGCAATAAACTGATGTATATtaatgtgaaaagaaaagaaaatgaaataaaatgacataataGCACAATGTGTTTTGGCATATTTCACAATCTTACAGTCATgttacacaattaaaaaaatatattttcttgttaTTCTTATGATTCATTAGATGTGTAATCAATCATTCataatgtttattcatttattgattGTTCTAACTATTCCAACTCTTTGGATCTCCATGTACAGTTTGCAGGACATCCTACCATTTCACAAACGGGTCGATAATAACTCCTCTGACCGGAGGAAGGTTCTTGCAGTCTTTCACCCAAATCTGCACCTCACCAGTCTCCTTCCTCGATGTTCTCTTACCTGTGGATGCAATCAGACAAAAATATGCAGTCCAACTCAAAGGATGTAATGGATCCCGTGTGAGTAGTCATGTGCTCACTGTGAGACGTCTGCGGCAGGAACCTGAGGGCCACTCTCATCTGTCCCCTGCTGTCCGCCAGCCGCGAGGGAGAAGATGCTGGACTTTGTGCTAAGACCTGAAGGATTAAGCGGGATGAGTAAAAATCATCCCGACACTTCTATAATGCACAGAGACTGTGTAAAGAGTCTTTACCCTGGCTTTTAGTGCATattcatttatgtgtgtgttgctgaagTCCCACTCTGACAGATCCAGGTCCACCTCACCAAGGAAGCTGTTCCGCCCAAAAGTGTTGTTGTGCCACACCGAGATGGTTAAACTCTGCGTCTTTAACGCTCCCATTATGATTTTAAACTATGAAAGAGAAAGCAGGCAACAATGTTAGTATGAAGCATACatgtcatttgaaatgtgtaaaagaCTAAATTCTTACCCTGAGGATTTCATTGTAGGTGGGGTTCAACGTTTTCTTTTTAACAgcagtttttctctttcctaACTTTGTTTTATCAGGAAGAAGGTAACATTTCACATACCTGTAAAATgtgagaacaaacaaacaaacaaacaaacaaacatgtagaGTGAAATCTTTCAAATTCTTCAAATAACAACAAGAGGTAACACATATACAgttccatttcaaatgtttcagcTTCCTTTCTGATCAAACAACCCAAAACGCTGAGTGATATGATATTTATTTCGACCTTTGCCATTTTTATGCTGCAGAAATATCTGGCACTTACGGGTCGGAGCTGTTCTTCTTAGTGTCCGCCAGGGCCAGGTCCCTGCAGTGCACAACAAATATGTGGAACTCTCCAAGCTTCTGGATGTAGTTCACAGCAAATTGGATGCTTCCCTGGACTTCAACTTCTCCAAAGTCTGCAGGGTAGATGCTGCTGGTGCTGCCGCTGACCTGCTCACCACCGCACAGATAGAGCACTCATCAGTGTTCTTTCACAATCATTGCACATGaagcattttctttctttacatgATCAGTCTTGAAAAATTGCTATTGTTTCTTTTGGTCAACACAATTCATAAAAATACCAAATCCATCTACAGTGACCAGCTGTTTTAGGAAATAGCTTTTAAAACCCTGTAATGGTGACTCCTTTCTAAAGATTTAAGTCCAAAAATTGTGAGCCATAGACAGGGAGGCTGACTTTTCAATCAGACATATAATTATCAAGTGATCTGCACATCGACATACAGAGGACATGGAGTCCATTCCTGAGGAGAGGCTGAGGTTAGACGTGGAGCTTCCTGTGTTTCTTCTCCAGCCAAAGTTGGTCTCAAAGGCGTCACTGTCTGTCTGATATCACAGAAGAGCATGAATGACAGTTGAGCATATAAACATAAAGAAAGTGTTCATGCAGGAAAACAGACGCTCTGAACTCAGCAATGATGAATGATGTGAGAGTTCTGTGAGAGCTGGAGTGGTCCCCCCCTGACGGCAGTGCAGATGTTAAACACTGGAGATCATACTGATGGCAAAATGCAAGGTTCCGTTCAGGGTATTCACCTGGTGCTGAAGAGCAGTCACTGACACACTGCCTCCCATCTGCTCAGAGCCGGGCAGAGTGGAGGCAGCTGGTGGGAGTGAGCGGCCTGGGAGAaagatactgtatgtcaaaataattcagatttCATGTTTAACTCATTGCCCTGCCTGCGTGTCCGGTTAATGCATGTGAAAAGAGAGGACCAAGTGATTACTGTTTTTCACACTCATTTGTTCTCCTGATTTATTGCAGGTCCATTCTTCTCCTAAGAAAAGATGatactttttacatacattcatatataaatcatttcaataaagaacAGAATCTGAAAAAGAATTGTTCTGTTACTTGTGTGTGAGGTGAGGTTTTCCAGACTTTTGGATGAGGACATGCTCCTTGGAGATAGTCTCTTCAGTGCTGCGATCACGGGACTAGACGAGTCATCAGAACCTGCCACAAATGAAAAAAGTTAGCTCCGAAAAAATACCCTCAGCACAACTTCTGATTTAAGAAGAACCATTGAAAATGGAATGCTTCTGTCTACTATAAAAAATAATTGCTGGTTTATTTTTGGTCGAGTATTTTAGGCAGGTATAATGCTTAGTAAATCAGTTTAGTATGCAAAACAGTTGCTCTTCTATCATCATGGTGAACACTGGGGACatatgttttattctaaaatcTGGATACCAAAAATCTGTGGCATTAGCAGTTCTTTAATCATAAAAACCCAGTCAATCCAAAATTCATTGAACAAGAACTAAACCAAATGGaattttagatatatttttgaaatgttgtcagGGCCGATATACTCTCAGTCTTGGTAATGTGTCTACCATTTCTTTATCCTGCccaccctctcctcctgcttACAGACAGTGGAGCTCCTTCTCTACTCATCGATACAGGAGGTCATTCCTGCCATCAGCAGTAACCCTGCACACCTCCCTCTCAGCTCCATCCTTTGTTTCGTTTCCTGTTTGAGCCAGATTTCACTCCGTCTCTCGCCCCTCCAGAACCCTGATACCCTTGTTCATATTGTTCTGAGTTTAAGCTGCAACTACTTTGCACACTTTGTAATATATACGTATAATCTATTTTCAGGTAAAATAGTAGTTCATTTTACTATAGTGTTTTATTacttattctgtttattttatattgtgtatttgtatattgAGAACTCTAAATACTGTATAATactttttctatatatttctaTCGTTAGTATGTAAACATTAGCAGTTTGTTCATTTcctatttcattttcatatgcAATTCCATTTGACATGCTTCTGAAAAACATATCACCATTTGGGATCATTAAAGTAAATCTAATCAAGAAGATGGAATTGTAAATGGAGAAAGAATTGAAAGCTCACTGCCTTGACTCGCCCGGGACAGAGACCAGGCCCGGGTCACTGTGTTTTGACTGGAATCCTCCTCTTTATTTTGCACCCTCCAAGAACTGACTCTGTGAGGATTCCCCTCAGTGGGACTGCAGTGTGTGAGGGCATCCTGTGGTGTGTGAGCCACATCATtctctgctgcagcagaggTCTCCTGCTGGAAGAGAGGGCCATGGGCCTTCTCCTGTGGCCCCAGGTAGTGCTGATAGTCCTGAGGAATGAAAGATCTGGCTAGGCGTGTAAATGTACCCAACTTCTTCTCTGAAGTTTTGGATAGAGGTGAAGTAAGGCAACCATCCTCaggagggaaagggagaggacAAGAGGAGACTTCTGTGCTGGATTTAGCGTCAGGCAGCACTGTGTGCATCGCTTCATGTGATGGACTCTTCTTCTGTCTAGGAACTAGGGTTGGCTTCTTATGTTGCTCTTCAACCACCTTAGCTTGGGGGTCGATGTCTATTGGGAACGTTTTTAACCGAGGGCTTCCCAGTTTGGATCTCTTAGGAATAGAGGATTCTCTTGGCAGGACCCTTGGATGACAGGCCTTCAATGGACCCTTCCTTATCTCATCTTCCTGGTCATTTGATCTTTGATTCTGGGATTTGATGTGACCGAGGGGCCTTTCCTCATATACTGTTTCATCCTTAACATGGTATTGGTGAGATGTCGATTGTGCATCCACAGGACTATTGGCTCTTACCCTGTGTCCATTATATTCCTTCTCCCAAAGATGCTTTACCTCCCTAGTCTTGGCTGGTCTGTCCTCTTGAGGACTAGAACTAGACTGCCTGGGAAGAGGATCTGGAATGTCCGGTTGTTGCTTTTGGGTTTTGAAGCTTACATTGGGAGGTACAGGAGACATGATGTTTCTCTGTGGCTCAGAAACCTGTGACTCTATTAGTGAACTTGTTAGGGAATCATCTGTCTCTTCATCGATCAGGACTGGGTTTGCTCTATATGTGCCGTCTTCTTTAGATAAATCTACTAAGAAGCCACAGCTGGTCTGTGGGGACGTGTTGACAGCATCCTCAACTGTCATTTCCATTTGATGTGAGAGATTGTTGTTTATGCTCTTCTCATCAATGTTAGACATATGGCCCATTAAATCATCGATACCTTTATTGGGGGTGTCTTTGCCCTCTGCCTCTTCTCGAATAAGTGTTATTTTGGGGCCAGTGTTTTCTCCATCCCAGAAAGCTTTCAGATTGTTCAGTCTTTCTGGAGACTTAACAGCTCTGCCTTCTGCTGCCTCCCGTTGGTTGGCTGCATCGTATGATGCTCCAGTTTCTTTAAAGGATGTGTTCTGCAGGGCTGTAAGTTGAAGTGTTCTGACCTCTGTCATCTCTGCAGCTTTAGCTTCTTGTTGAACACTTGCAAGATGGTCCACAGTCATATTTGCAGCACATTGAGAGAGGTTCTTGGTTCTGCACTGTTCCTTCTGCTGAAGTATCTTCACCTCTTCTTTTTGTCCAGTCTGTACTTCATCTTCTTTCTCTCGTATGAATAATCCGAGCAGTCTTTGCTTAGGCTTTGGTGAGACAGTTTGAGATGAGCCCTTTGAGCTGCCAGTAGACGGCTTGGTATCTGTGTTGTCCTCATCAGCAGTGTCAGTTTTTTGTTCAGGCATGTTTGTGGGATCAGTGTGGAATCCAGTATGCCAGTCTGTGGCCTCAGCCTGAGAGGGAAGCCCGCCTGCAGGCTCTGTGCCCGGCTGAGCAGGCTGACACCAGTCCTGCCTAGCAGAATTGAGTGTGGTCACGGCAGGGCTTATAAACTCTGAATGACTCGGCTCAGAGACATCTGCAAAGAGAGCAAGTACAACATGGATCAGTCATGTACATTATATCCCCTTTACACTGCACagtatcatttaaaatatcCTCAAATCAAATCAAGTTTTGTATCTATGGCCCATTTTGCCTATTTTACCTGGTGAATCACTGTTAAATGAAGTTGGACACTTagttatgtaaatgttttctttgtgcaAAATACTATGTCTGATGGCCACTATATTTGGGATCTATATGATGTCCCTCTGAGGTACAATGAAAAATTAGGCATGGTAAAGATCAGGGGCCTCATTTACAAATATGGTGTACGCCAATTTCTGAGCAATCTTTGCgatttgtaaaaaacaaacttgatgGGAAATGTGCGGTCCTCCTCGCACACTCTGACCCATGCATACTCACAAAAACGGGAGAGATGAGAAACTGCGACACCATTGGCAGAAGGAAGAATGGAGAGAAACATGTGAAATAATAccataaatctaaatattaccTCTCATGTATCATATATGAAGAATTCATTTGCAAAAATGGACAAACGCCTGTTTGAGACTCCTGagtgcacacaaaaacataactttgagaaataaataaatacagatgttaTTGTAAACCCCCCTTCGAATATGTTATCTTACATTTTATGAAGTGTACTCTCATAAATGATGCGTACACAGAAAGAGATTTACGTTTAAACTGACCCCGTTTTGGTTACGTGTGCATGGTTTTACTATATACAGTAATTatgattgaaaatgtgtttaaattgttaAGCATTTTAGAAATTTGTTTATGTCCTTTAACTGGTTGATAGTGTTAGgcaatattttgtgtaagcttgtaaatctttagctcatttgaatctcttctctctgtcctcctctggccTGGCTCTATGGCCTTGCAGGcgctgttatcttcattaaggaggggcagcctgggcttcaaGCTCacgctgacctaagattggctttattgtttagtgacagctagctccagttgatctggcccactatgctccggtaaacaccttatttgtgacctagatgacagtttaagttaagtttggcaaccgctgtggcaactcgtgtctacagtaaatgtcttatcaattctccggccgtaactcctGTTATGCTATAAGGGTCATGCAGTGAGATtgctatccctttaagagagagagaggggtgtggCGCGTGCATGTGTGGGTGGGCATGGTAGAGGAAGGGATGAGCGAGCGTCGGTTGGTTGTGTTGGAGAAGATAAAAAGGAAGAACCAGAAAAAGTATGTCCATGAAGTATTTTCCCTGTAAGTTAAGAATCTGAATAAATGCCATGGCCTCCCAAGAAAAGCTAGCCTCCATGCCTTATTTTgcaaagtgggttattgaacctCGACCCTGGAAGACTACAGAGAGTCTTCCCCTGTTCTCCTCGACTACGGTCTGggacagtgacaggaaagttcAACACTCctaataaacccaacagtgttttgctatcaagttcctgctctccagtgtctctctgagtttcgtctccattgcttcagaagtttccaccacagatAGAGTTGCTTCTGGGGGGGTGAGACGCTCAGGATGCAGTGGAGACGCTGCGCACAGCTGATCGAAAGCCGGAACACAAAccatcaaataaacagatatctcttttgtaaacaaagtcccagctgtttgtacatgtgtaaaTCCAGCTAGATTGCACTTGGTttaatatcatttctaaaaaggaaagagaacGTTACATCTGAGTGCCAGACTCACAGGTGTAACCCGCCgtttggttttttttagctgttctgtCGGCATTTCCTGCAATCGTCATCAGGCAGTCAGtttaaatgaatattcataTAGGGCGTTTCTTTGACTATTAATAGGCAAATATGGGCAATACGTGAAGTGCAAAAGCTGCGCCGCATTTCGAGTTGATTGTGATTTATGAAGGGAAACCAGCGTAGGACGTGCGTGcgcagtgttttataaatcgGAATATTTCTGTGCGTATTTACTTGCTTTGTCCTACGTACGCCACCTTCCCAAGTGAATCCTAcgcaaagctttataaatgaggccccagGCACCTATAGAAGACCTTGACAGCTGTAGGTTCAACAAAAGGGCACAAATTGCTCTACACTTATGCcatctgaaaaatgtataaaatgctataaaacacaaataatctACAATACAGTGcataatactttaaaatgttattagcTTCAATTGTGTACTAAATAGAATCAACAGATTATTAAGAATGCAATTTAGCCACAATACTTTGAGATTAGCAATGTCACACTTAATTTCAAAGTTATATATTAAAGCTATGGGGAGAGCTCAACACATGGCACAAGGCTTGAATAGCCGAATTGTAGACCATAATACGATATCAGTTTGAAAAAAACCCCAGTAAAGCCAAATAAAACTGATCATTTCTTATTATCCACCAATTTCTATAAACAGGCATAACAGAGCTACAAGCAGGACATGCACAGGCAGGATGTGTACgtgtgtctgaatgtgtcaCTGGCTGTTAGTTTGACTTATGATTGATTGGCTGTTTAGTTGACTCGTTGGTTTTGAATAAAACTCTTACCACTAAGGACCTGTTGGCCATCTTCTTGATTTTGGAGGTTTGCCTCATTTTTGCAACTGAGTTCACCTTCCTGTAAATCCACTTTTCTCGGATTGAGAGAAGACTTACACGGACCATTGGCGGA
This Eleginops maclovinus isolate JMC-PN-2008 ecotype Puerto Natales chromosome 11, JC_Emac_rtc_rv5, whole genome shotgun sequence DNA region includes the following protein-coding sequences:
- the LOC134871858 gene encoding synaptotagmin-like protein 2 isoform X4, whose amino-acid sequence is MRDVSEPSHSEFISPAVTTLNSARQDWCQPAQPGTEPAGGLPSQAEATDWHTGFHTDPTNMPEQKTDTADEDNTDTKPSTGSSKGSSQTVSPKPKQRLLGLFIREKEDEVQTGQKEEVKILQQKEQCRTKNLSQCAANMTVDHLASVQQEAKAAEMTEVRTLQLTALQNTSFKETGASYDAANQREAAEGRAVKSPERLNNLKAFWDGENTGPKITLIREEAEGKDTPNKGIDDLMGHMSNIDEKSINNNLSHQMEMTVEDAVNTSPQTSCGFLVDLSKEDGTYRANPVLIDEETDDSLTSSLIESQVSEPQRNIMSPVPPNVSFKTQKQQPDIPDPLPRQSSSSPQEDRPAKTREVKHLWEKEYNGHRVRANSPVDAQSTSHQYHVKDETVYEERPLGHIKSQNQRSNDQEDEIRKGPLKACHPRVLPRESSIPKRSKLGSPRLKTFPIDIDPQAKVVEEQHKKPTLVPRQKKSPSHEAMHTVLPDAKSSTEVSSCPLPFPPEDGCLTSPLSKTSEKKLGTFTRLARSFIPQDYQHYLGPQEKAHGPLFQQETSAAAENDVAHTPQDALTHCSPTEGNPHRVSSWRVQNKEEDSSQNTVTRAWSLSRASQGSSDDSSSPVIAALKRLSPRSMSSSKSLENLTSHTSRSLPPAASTLPGSEQMGGSVSVTALQHQTDSDAFETNFGWRRNTGSSTSNLSLSSGMDSMSSVSGSTSSIYPADFGEVEVQGSIQFAVNYIQKLGEFHIFVVHCRDLALADTKKNSSDPYVKCYLLPDKTKLGKRKTAVKKKTLNPTYNEILRFKIIMGALKTQSLTISVWHNNTFGRNSFLGEVDLDLSEWDFSNTHINEYALKARVLAQSPASSPSRLADSRGQMRVALRFLPQTSHSKRTSRKETGEVQIWVKDCKNLPPVRGVIIDPFVKCTVLPDTSRKIRQKTRVVKRTANPMFNHTMVYDGFRPEDLTEACVEITVWDHDRLNNHYIGSLRLGLGTGKSYGTEVLWMDSTPGEGDLWQRMLQSDGEWVEDVLPLRKLVMAKSMSK
- the LOC134871858 gene encoding synaptotagmin-like protein 2 isoform X2 encodes the protein MIDLSFLTEEEQEAILAVLKRDTELKKAEEQRVLNLQRTVNDRGQLRFMTGEWFYETKQLRHQDRIHGSEIIRASMRHSQKPLTILELSQIMPEKPSFVSSENTEVFVPPVLCGLLQEPLMQPSSDRYENQKSFETPRPLLQSPTKQRTNPFNSEVIACHTFEEKDSQLLVAALDDTGSLTQDVSEPSHSEFISPAVTTLNSARQDWCQPAQPGTEPAGGLPSQAEATDWHTGFHTDPTNMPEQKTDTADEDNTDTKPSTGSSKGSSQTVSPKPKQRLLGLFIREKEDEVQTGQKEEVKILQQKEQCRTKNLSQCAANMTVDHLASVQQEAKAAEMTEVRTLQLTALQNTSFKETGASYDAANQREAAEGRAVKSPERLNNLKAFWDGENTGPKITLIREEAEGKDTPNKGIDDLMGHMSNIDEKSINNNLSHQMEMTVEDAVNTSPQTSCGFLVDLSKEDGTYRANPVLIDEETDDSLTSSLIESQVSEPQRNIMSPVPPNVSFKTQKQQPDIPDPLPRQSSSSPQEDRPAKTREVKHLWEKEYNGHRVRANSPVDAQSTSHQYHVKDETVYEERPLGHIKSQNQRSNDQEDEIRKGPLKACHPRVLPRESSIPKRSKLGSPRLKTFPIDIDPQAKVVEEQHKKPTLVPRQKKSPSHEAMHTVLPDAKSSTEVSSCPLPFPPEDGCLTSPLSKTSEKKLGTFTRLARSFIPQDYQHYLGPQEKAHGPLFQQETSAAAENDVAHTPQDALTHCSPTEGNPHRVSSWRVQNKEEDSSQNTVTRAWSLSRASQGSSDDSSSPVIAALKRLSPRSMSSSKSLENLTSHTSRSLPPAASTLPGSEQMGGSVSVTALQHQTDSDAFETNFGWRRNTGSSTSNLSLSSGMDSMSSVSGSTSSIYPADFGEVEVQGSIQFAVNYIQKLGEFHIFVVHCRDLALADTKKNSSDPYVKCYLLPDKTKLGKRKTAVKKKTLNPTYNEILRFKIIMGALKTQSLTISVWHNNTFGRNSFLGEVDLDLSEWDFSNTHINEYALKARVLAQSPASSPSRLADSRGQMRVALRFLPQTSHSKRTSRKETGEVQIWVKDCKNLPPVRGVIIDPFVKCTVLPDTSRKIRQKTRVVKRTANPMFNHTMVYDGFRPEDLTEACVEITVWDHDRLNNHYIGSLRLGLGTGKSYGTEVLWMDSTPGEGDLWQRMLQSDGEWVEDVLPLRKLVMAKSMSK
- the LOC134871858 gene encoding synaptotagmin-like protein 2 isoform X5 translates to MPEQKTDTADEDNTDTKPSTGSSKGSSQTVSPKPKQRLLGLFIREKEDEVQTGQKEEVKILQQKEQCRTKNLSQCAANMTVDHLASVQQEAKAAEMTEVRTLQLTALQNTSFKETGASYDAANQREAAEGRAVKSPERLNNLKAFWDGENTGPKITLIREEAEGKDTPNKGIDDLMGHMSNIDEKSINNNLSHQMEMTVEDAVNTSPQTSCGFLVDLSKEDGTYRANPVLIDEETDDSLTSSLIESQVSEPQRNIMSPVPPNVSFKTQKQQPDIPDPLPRQSSSSPQEDRPAKTREVKHLWEKEYNGHRVRANSPVDAQSTSHQYHVKDETVYEERPLGHIKSQNQRSNDQEDEIRKGPLKACHPRVLPRESSIPKRSKLGSPRLKTFPIDIDPQAKVVEEQHKKPTLVPRQKKSPSHEAMHTVLPDAKSSTEVSSCPLPFPPEDGCLTSPLSKTSEKKLGTFTRLARSFIPQDYQHYLGPQEKAHGPLFQQETSAAAENDVAHTPQDALTHCSPTEGNPHRVSSWRVQNKEEDSSQNTVTRAWSLSRASQGSSDDSSSPVIAALKRLSPRSMSSSKSLENLTSHTSRSLPPAASTLPGSEQMGGSVSVTALQHQTDSDAFETNFGWRRNTGSSTSNLSLSSGMDSMSSVSGSTSSIYPADFGEVEVQGSIQFAVNYIQKLGEFHIFVVHCRDLALADTKKNSSDPYVKCYLLPDKTKLGKRKTAVKKKTLNPTYNEILRFKIIMGALKTQSLTISVWHNNTFGRNSFLGEVDLDLSEWDFSNTHINEYALKARVLAQSPASSPSRLADSRGQMRVALRFLPQTSHSKRTSRKETGEVQIWVKDCKNLPPVRGVIIDPFVKCTVLPDTSRKIRQKTRVVKRTANPMFNHTMVYDGFRPEDLTEACVEITVWDHDRLNNHYIGSLRLGLGTGKSYGTEVLWMDSTPGEGDLWQRMLQSDGEWVEDVLPLRKLVMAKSMSK
- the LOC134871858 gene encoding synaptotagmin-like protein 2 isoform X1; amino-acid sequence: MIKTHSCAVGENGGDLFLSLSESLSSSESHVSYASNPNDSLITQNASVPIAMPENRAVSMCSHDCSVEEDGPWAQQTNSAALRGILKHLSTCSTADSLLSRLDLIPVSLDPPAEAWIDRKQVRFSSMVGRNDVDLLHGKELGEHSLLDIDSNIPCDTENNSDLEKSGSSANGPCKSSLNPRKVDLQEGELSCKNEANLQNQEDGQQVLSDVSEPSHSEFISPAVTTLNSARQDWCQPAQPGTEPAGGLPSQAEATDWHTGFHTDPTNMPEQKTDTADEDNTDTKPSTGSSKGSSQTVSPKPKQRLLGLFIREKEDEVQTGQKEEVKILQQKEQCRTKNLSQCAANMTVDHLASVQQEAKAAEMTEVRTLQLTALQNTSFKETGASYDAANQREAAEGRAVKSPERLNNLKAFWDGENTGPKITLIREEAEGKDTPNKGIDDLMGHMSNIDEKSINNNLSHQMEMTVEDAVNTSPQTSCGFLVDLSKEDGTYRANPVLIDEETDDSLTSSLIESQVSEPQRNIMSPVPPNVSFKTQKQQPDIPDPLPRQSSSSPQEDRPAKTREVKHLWEKEYNGHRVRANSPVDAQSTSHQYHVKDETVYEERPLGHIKSQNQRSNDQEDEIRKGPLKACHPRVLPRESSIPKRSKLGSPRLKTFPIDIDPQAKVVEEQHKKPTLVPRQKKSPSHEAMHTVLPDAKSSTEVSSCPLPFPPEDGCLTSPLSKTSEKKLGTFTRLARSFIPQDYQHYLGPQEKAHGPLFQQETSAAAENDVAHTPQDALTHCSPTEGNPHRVSSWRVQNKEEDSSQNTVTRAWSLSRASQGSSDDSSSPVIAALKRLSPRSMSSSKSLENLTSHTSRSLPPAASTLPGSEQMGGSVSVTALQHQTDSDAFETNFGWRRNTGSSTSNLSLSSGMDSMSSVSGSTSSIYPADFGEVEVQGSIQFAVNYIQKLGEFHIFVVHCRDLALADTKKNSSDPYVKCYLLPDKTKLGKRKTAVKKKTLNPTYNEILRFKIIMGALKTQSLTISVWHNNTFGRNSFLGEVDLDLSEWDFSNTHINEYALKARVLAQSPASSPSRLADSRGQMRVALRFLPQTSHSKRTSRKETGEVQIWVKDCKNLPPVRGVIIDPFVKCTVLPDTSRKIRQKTRVVKRTANPMFNHTMVYDGFRPEDLTEACVEITVWDHDRLNNHYIGSLRLGLGTGKSYGTEVLWMDSTPGEGDLWQRMLQSDGEWVEDVLPLRKLVMAKSMSK
- the LOC134871858 gene encoding synaptotagmin-like protein 2 isoform X6; protein product: MIDLSFLTEEEQEAILAVLKRDTELKKAEEQRVLNLQRTVNDRGQLRFMTGEWFYETKQLRHQDRIHGSEIIRASMRHSQKPLTILELSQIMPEKPSFVSSENTEVFVPPVLCGLLQEPLMQPSSDRYENQKSFETPRPLLQSPTKQRTNPFNSEVIACHTFEEKDSQLLVAALDDTGSLTQGSDDSSSPVIAALKRLSPRSMSSSKSLENLTSHTSRSLPPAASTLPGSEQMGGSVSVTALQHQTDSDAFETNFGWRRNTGSSTSNLSLSSGMDSMSSVSGSTSSIYPADFGEVEVQGSIQFAVNYIQKLGEFHIFVVHCRDLALADTKKNSSDPYVKCYLLPDKTKLGKRKTAVKKKTLNPTYNEILRFKIIMGALKTQSLTISVWHNNTFGRNSFLGEVDLDLSEWDFSNTHINEYALKARVLAQSPASSPSRLADSRGQMRVALRFLPQTSHSKRTSRKETGEVQIWVKDCKNLPPVRGVIIDPFVKCTVLPDTSRKIRQKTRVVKRTANPMFNHTMVYDGFRPEDLTEACVEITVWDHDRLNNHYIGSLRLGLGTGKSYGTEVLWMDSTPGEGDLWQRMLQSDGEWVEDVLPLRKLVMAKSMSK
- the LOC134871858 gene encoding synaptotagmin-like protein 2 isoform X3 produces the protein MIDLSFLTEEEQEAILAVLKRDTELKKAEEQRVLNLQRTVNDRGQLRFMTGEWFYETKQLRHQDRIHGSEIIRASMRHSQKPLTILELSQIMPEKPSFVSSENTEVFVPPVLCGLLQEPLMQPSSDRQDWCQPAQPGTEPAGGLPSQAEATDWHTGFHTDPTNMPEQKTDTADEDNTDTKPSTGSSKGSSQTVSPKPKQRLLGLFIREKEDEVQTGQKEEVKILQQKEQCRTKNLSQCAANMTVDHLASVQQEAKAAEMTEVRTLQLTALQNTSFKETGASYDAANQREAAEGRAVKSPERLNNLKAFWDGENTGPKITLIREEAEGKDTPNKGIDDLMGHMSNIDEKSINNNLSHQMEMTVEDAVNTSPQTSCGFLVDLSKEDGTYRANPVLIDEETDDSLTSSLIESQVSEPQRNIMSPVPPNVSFKTQKQQPDIPDPLPRQSSSSPQEDRPAKTREVKHLWEKEYNGHRVRANSPVDAQSTSHQYHVKDETVYEERPLGHIKSQNQRSNDQEDEIRKGPLKACHPRVLPRESSIPKRSKLGSPRLKTFPIDIDPQAKVVEEQHKKPTLVPRQKKSPSHEAMHTVLPDAKSSTEVSSCPLPFPPEDGCLTSPLSKTSEKKLGTFTRLARSFIPQDYQHYLGPQEKAHGPLFQQETSAAAENDVAHTPQDALTHCSPTEGNPHRVSSWRVQNKEEDSSQNTVTRAWSLSRASQGSSDDSSSPVIAALKRLSPRSMSSSKSLENLTSHTSRSLPPAASTLPGSEQMGGSVSVTALQHQTDSDAFETNFGWRRNTGSSTSNLSLSSGMDSMSSVSGSTSSIYPADFGEVEVQGSIQFAVNYIQKLGEFHIFVVHCRDLALADTKKNSSDPYVKCYLLPDKTKLGKRKTAVKKKTLNPTYNEILRFKIIMGALKTQSLTISVWHNNTFGRNSFLGEVDLDLSEWDFSNTHINEYALKARVLAQSPASSPSRLADSRGQMRVALRFLPQTSHSKRTSRKETGEVQIWVKDCKNLPPVRGVIIDPFVKCTVLPDTSRKIRQKTRVVKRTANPMFNHTMVYDGFRPEDLTEACVEITVWDHDRLNNHYIGSLRLGLGTGKSYGTEVLWMDSTPGEGDLWQRMLQSDGEWVEDVLPLRKLVMAKSMSK